One genomic region from Xenopus laevis strain J_2021 chromosome 2L, Xenopus_laevis_v10.1, whole genome shotgun sequence encodes:
- the wasf2.L gene encoding wiskott-Aldrich syndrome protein family member 2: MPLVARCIEPRFLCRQKLPPVRSELECMTNLTLSNVIRQLGSLSHYAEDIFGELFSEASMFADRVGSLGERVEKLQVKVTQLDPKEEEVSLQGINTRKAFRSNTSQDQQLFIRDSLSLPVRETYSTCDMPPPLNILSPYRDDEREALKFYTDPSYFFDLWKEKMLQDTKDIIKEKRKHRREKKDNPNRGNVNPRKIRTRKEEWEKMKMGLEFVEAKDKMQNSGPQLYQNGSVSTIESLDMNQYPPPPLFEEPSSISQPFIDDSLPPPPADVGAQPSSHRSSVVSPAYPPPAPPIGSPIGSRPSFSPPPAPPPPPPDGSIPDAPYLPPPSPPPVFPSLPGFPAPPPPPSAPTHLDYPPASPHSPAPAPIAGPPPPPPPPPPPPPGPPPPGPPPPPSFSHSEGESPAQSLKPKTTLPPVSDPRSDLLSAIREGFQLRKVEEKMEHEKRDVGGNDVATILSRRIAVEYSDSEDDSSEFDEDDWSD, translated from the exons ATGCCTCTGGTCGCTCGATGTATTGAGCCGCGCTTCCTGTGCCGGCAGAAGCTTCCTCCTGTCCGCAGTGAACTGGAATGTATGACAAACCTGACTCTGTCCAATGTCATCCGCCAGCTTGGAAGCCTAA GTCACTATGCAGAAGATATATTTGGAGAGCTTTTTAGCGAGGCTAGTATGTTTGCAGACCGCGTGGGGTCTCTCGGGGAAAGGGTGGAGAAACTTCAGGTGAAGGTGACTCAACTGGATCccaaagaggaagagg TCTCTCTTCAGGGCATAAACACCCGAAAGGCATTCCGAAGTAACACCTCACAGGACCAGCAACTGTTTATACGTGACTCTCTGTCCCTCCCAGTGCGTGAAACATATTCTACATGTGACATGCCACCCCCACTTAACATCCTGTCACCATATAG AGATGATGAAAGGGAGGCCCTTAAATTTTATACAGACCCTTCATATTTCTTTGACTTGTGGAAAGAAAAAATGCTTCAGGACACCAAAGACATCATAAAAGAGAAGCGGAAACATAGG AGAGAGAAGAAAGATAACCCCAACCGTGGGAATGTGAATCCGCGCAAGATCCGCACAAGGAAAGAAGAATGGGAGAAAATGAAGATGGGACTGGAGTTTGTCGAGGCCAAGGATAAGATGCAGAATTCAGG GCCTCAACTATATCAAAATGGATCTGTAAGTACTATAGAGAGTCTGGATATGAATCAATACCCACCTCCTCCTCTTTTTGAAGAACCTTCATCTATTTCCCAACCATTTATTGATGACTCTCTGCCTCCACCACCTGCTGATGTTGG TGCTCAACCTTCATCACATCGTTCCAGCGTGGTTAGCCCTGCCTATCCTCCTCCAGCCCCACCTATTGGTTCTCCAATAGGAAGTCGACCCAGTTTTTCACCTCCACCAGCACCTCCCCCTCCTCCACCTGATGGATCAATTCCCGATGCCCCATACCTTCCTCCACCTTCTCCTCCACCAGTATTCCCTTCATTACCAGGCTTTCCTGCCCCTCCACCTCCACCTTCAGCACCAACTCATCTTGATTATCCACCAGCCTCACCTCATTCTCCCGCACCAGCCCCTATTGCAGGCCCCCCACCACCacctccaccaccaccaccaccacctcctGGCCCTCCTCCTCCTGGACCTCCTCCACCCCCTTCCTTCTCTCATTCTGAAGGTGAATCTCCAGCACAAAGTTTAAAACCGAAGACTACCCTGCCTCCTGTAAGCGATCCTCGAAGTGACTTGCTGTCTGCAATCCGTGAAG GGTTCCAGCTACGAAAGGTAGAAGAAAAAATGGAGCACGAGAAGCGCGATGTTGGTGGGAATGATGTGGCCACCATTTTATCTCGTAGAATTGCAGTGGAATATAGTGACTCTGAGGATGATTCTTCCGAATTTGAtgaagatgattggtctgattgA